One window of the Prochlorococcus marinus XMU1411 genome contains the following:
- the lspA gene encoding signal peptidase II, producing the protein MIIKIQTKLYFLSFSIFITLIDQLTKYLMLYNYKTVINKDFLLFRLDFVRNYGAAFNIYSGNRIFLSFISIIFSILLTYIILRKKSLKIYDLISYSFILGGTIGNGMDRILKGYVIDFINLNFINFPVFNIADISINIGFIFLLYGIFKNK; encoded by the coding sequence ATGATTATAAAGATACAAACAAAACTATATTTTTTATCTTTCAGTATTTTTATTACTCTGATAGATCAATTAACGAAATATTTAATGCTTTATAATTATAAAACGGTTATAAATAAAGATTTCCTTTTATTTAGATTAGACTTCGTAAGAAATTATGGGGCGGCATTTAACATTTATAGTGGTAATAGAATATTTTTATCTTTCATAAGTATTATTTTTTCAATATTACTTACTTACATAATATTAAGAAAAAAGTCATTAAAAATTTATGATCTAATATCTTATAGCTTTATTCTTGGGGGAACAATTGGTAATGGAATGGATAGAATATTAAAAGGTTATGTGATTGATTTTATAAATCTAAATTTTATAAATTTTCCAGTATTTAATATTGCTGATATATCTATTAATATTGGTTTTATTTTTTTACTTTACGGCATTTTTAAAAATAAATGA
- a CDS encoding biotin transporter BioY: protein MFNFYKLIEILVCLQSLVISTMLPVHIPLQFINKSFNNFEIPITWQIPTLILLTLIFHKKIVFIAFSIYIFFGLFIAPVFHQGGSIGYLLTPNFGYLLGVYPLIKIINNLNNRNKLNVGNFLIKGFFAICAMHLTGIFYNLIQIIFYSQFNIFLYNLGKYSFGKIGYHFLMLLPLLLLIKPIKLLKKSK from the coding sequence ATGTTCAATTTTTATAAATTAATTGAGATACTGGTGTGTCTTCAATCACTAGTAATATCAACAATGCTGCCTGTTCATATTCCTCTACAATTTATCAATAAATCTTTTAATAATTTTGAGATACCCATTACATGGCAAATTCCAACATTAATCCTTCTAACACTTATATTTCATAAAAAAATTGTATTCATAGCATTTTCTATATATATTTTTTTTGGGTTATTTATAGCTCCCGTTTTTCATCAAGGAGGTTCAATAGGATATTTACTCACTCCAAATTTTGGTTATTTATTAGGTGTATATCCATTAATCAAAATTATTAATAATTTAAATAATAGAAATAAATTAAATGTTGGCAACTTTTTAATAAAAGGTTTTTTTGCAATATGTGCTATGCATTTAACCGGAATATTTTACAACCTTATACAAATTATATTTTACAGTCAATTTAATATATTTTTATATAATTTAGGAAAATACTCTTTTGGGAAAATTGGATATCATTTTTTAATGCTTTTACCACTATTATTACTAATTAAACCAATTAAACTTTTAAAAAAGAGCAAATAA
- a CDS encoding ABC transporter permease: MSRKISIKEALGMATKTLVSNKLRSSLTMLGIIIGNASVITLVGLGRGAQTLAKNQLSNLGANVLFIVPGNNDTRRRGISFPKNLVLEDAVAISNQVPTVKKVAPQISANEIVQSNSKSLNISIAGVTPEFLDVRSFEVDKGRFLSKSDVNSARSYVVIGPDLKDEFFKDKSSSLGKKIRIKDHTYEIIGILKPKGAVFGSNQDKNAYIPLTTMVNRITGKDPTYGVSLSFISVEAINKNATSAAKFQITNLLRQRHKIIRDDDFAVRSQEDALNIVTNITSGLTFLLAGIGAVSLVVGGIGIMNIMLVSVSERTEEIGLRKAIGAKQSDILIQFLIEALILSTIGGLIGTSTGLSGVFLLSLITPLPASVGITTTFSTMIISGSIGLIFGVLPAKRASKLDPIVALRSL; this comes from the coding sequence ATGTCTAGGAAAATCTCAATAAAAGAAGCCTTAGGTATGGCTACAAAAACCTTAGTATCAAACAAATTGAGAAGTTCATTAACAATGCTGGGGATAATTATAGGAAATGCATCAGTTATAACACTTGTTGGACTGGGAAGAGGAGCTCAAACATTAGCTAAAAACCAATTAAGTAATTTAGGTGCAAATGTTTTATTCATTGTTCCTGGAAACAATGACACAAGAAGAAGAGGCATTTCATTTCCTAAAAACCTTGTTTTAGAAGATGCAGTAGCAATAAGTAATCAAGTTCCCACAGTTAAAAAAGTTGCCCCTCAAATCTCTGCTAATGAAATTGTGCAATCAAATTCTAAAAGCTTAAATATATCAATTGCAGGAGTTACTCCTGAATTTCTTGATGTAAGAAGCTTTGAAGTAGATAAAGGACGATTTTTATCTAAAAGTGATGTTAATAGTGCAAGAAGTTATGTAGTAATTGGTCCTGATCTTAAAGATGAATTTTTTAAAGATAAATCTTCATCACTTGGAAAAAAAATCAGAATTAAAGATCATACTTATGAAATTATCGGAATATTAAAACCAAAAGGTGCTGTATTTGGAAGTAATCAAGATAAAAATGCTTATATTCCATTAACCACTATGGTAAATAGGATTACAGGGAAGGATCCAACATATGGTGTGAGTTTAAGTTTCATTAGTGTGGAAGCAATAAATAAAAATGCGACCAGTGCCGCTAAATTTCAAATTACTAACTTATTAAGACAAAGGCATAAAATAATAAGAGATGATGATTTTGCAGTTAGATCACAAGAAGATGCGTTAAATATAGTTACTAACATAACAAGTGGACTTACCTTTTTATTAGCAGGTATAGGTGCAGTATCTCTAGTGGTTGGAGGAATAGGCATTATGAATATTATGCTCGTTTCTGTTAGTGAAAGGACGGAAGAAATTGGTCTTAGAAAAGCAATAGGAGCTAAACAGTCAGATATATTAATTCAATTTTTAATTGAGGCATTGATTTTATCTACAATTGGAGGATTAATAGGTACATCAACAGGATTATCAGGTGTTTTTCTTTTATCTCTGATAACCCCTCTTCCTGCATCTGTAGGAATTACTACAACTTTTTCCACCATGATCATTTCAGGATCAATAGGCTTAATATTTGGAGTTTTACCCGCAAAAAGAGCTTCTAAATTAGATCCTATTGTTGCATTGAGAAGTTTATAA
- the pyk gene encoding pyruvate kinase, translating to MSNIDLKRRTKIVATIGPATQTEEIITDLIKAGVTTFRLNFSHGDHKDHASRIKTIREVSKKLEIDIGILQDLQGPKIRLGRFKDGPVKVKKGDKFTLTSNEVECTNTIANVTYDKLSHEVSEGKRILLDDGKIEMIVEKVDIKANLLECLVTVGGVLSNNKGVNFPDVQLSVKALTEKDKEDLKFGLSEGVDWIALSFVRNPSDINEIKDLINKYGHSTPVVAKIEKFEAIDQIDTVLPLCDGVMVARGDLGVEMPAEEVPLLQKQLITKANSLGIPIITATQMLDSMASNPRPTRAEVSDVANAILDGTDAVMLSNETAVGDYPVEAVETMATIARRIERDYPLKAIESHLPSTIPNAISAAVSNIARQLEAGAIIPLTKSGSTARNVSKFRPPTPILATTTERSVARRLQLVWGVTPIVVKNDERTAKTFSLAMQIAQEMGILNQGDLVVQTAGTLTGISGSTDLIKVGLVRKIVSRGISIGEIGVTGKARIIKNNLDISLICPGEIIFVPDELMEKIPLSKNIAGIVTNKNVDDVYAFYNKNKKKISTICNLENIDNHQISNGDLITLQLNEGVIYMGQIEDDDAIDKYKYV from the coding sequence ATGTCGAATATTGATTTAAAAAGAAGAACAAAAATTGTAGCAACTATTGGCCCTGCAACTCAAACTGAAGAGATAATTACAGATTTAATTAAAGCTGGGGTAACAACATTCAGATTAAATTTCTCACATGGAGATCATAAAGATCATGCTTCTAGAATAAAAACTATAAGAGAAGTTTCAAAAAAATTAGAAATAGATATTGGAATATTACAAGATCTTCAAGGACCTAAAATCAGATTAGGGCGATTTAAAGATGGTCCAGTAAAAGTTAAGAAAGGTGATAAATTTACACTGACATCGAATGAAGTTGAATGTACAAATACTATTGCTAATGTGACTTACGACAAACTTTCTCATGAAGTTAGCGAAGGGAAAAGAATACTTTTAGATGATGGCAAAATAGAAATGATTGTAGAAAAAGTAGACATAAAGGCAAACCTTTTAGAGTGTCTTGTTACTGTAGGGGGGGTTCTTTCAAATAATAAAGGTGTTAACTTCCCAGACGTTCAATTATCAGTAAAAGCATTAACAGAAAAAGATAAGGAAGATTTAAAATTTGGTTTATCTGAAGGCGTTGATTGGATAGCCCTAAGTTTCGTAAGAAATCCATCTGACATAAATGAGATAAAAGATTTAATAAACAAGTATGGACATTCAACTCCTGTAGTCGCAAAAATCGAAAAATTTGAAGCAATTGATCAAATTGATACTGTTTTACCCTTATGTGATGGAGTTATGGTTGCTAGAGGTGATTTGGGAGTAGAAATGCCTGCTGAAGAAGTTCCTCTTTTACAAAAGCAATTAATAACTAAAGCTAATTCATTAGGTATCCCAATAATTACAGCGACTCAAATGCTTGATTCTATGGCTTCTAATCCAAGACCAACCAGGGCAGAAGTTAGTGATGTTGCCAATGCAATTCTGGATGGAACAGATGCTGTAATGCTTTCAAACGAAACAGCAGTAGGAGATTATCCTGTAGAGGCTGTAGAAACGATGGCAACCATAGCTAGAAGAATTGAAAGAGATTATCCACTTAAAGCTATTGAAAGCCACTTACCAAGTACCATCCCAAATGCTATTAGTGCTGCAGTAAGTAATATAGCTAGACAACTTGAAGCAGGAGCCATCATACCTTTAACAAAATCAGGATCTACTGCTCGAAATGTAAGTAAATTCAGACCACCAACACCAATTTTGGCAACTACTACAGAGAGGAGTGTAGCGAGAAGACTACAACTTGTTTGGGGAGTTACTCCCATAGTAGTTAAAAATGATGAAAGAACAGCAAAGACTTTTAGTTTAGCGATGCAAATTGCACAGGAGATGGGGATTCTAAATCAAGGAGATTTAGTAGTTCAAACTGCAGGTACATTAACTGGTATTAGCGGATCTACAGATTTAATAAAAGTCGGTTTAGTCAGGAAGATTGTTTCAAGAGGAATTTCAATAGGGGAAATCGGTGTAACAGGAAAAGCAAGGATAATAAAAAATAATCTTGATATATCGTTAATTTGTCCTGGAGAAATAATATTTGTTCCAGATGAATTAATGGAAAAGATTCCCCTCAGTAAAAATATTGCGGGTATTGTTACGAATAAAAATGTAGATGATGTTTACGCTTTTTATAACAAAAATAAAAAAAAGATTTCTACAATTTGTAATTTAGAAAATATAGATAATCATCAAATTAGTAATGGAGACCTTATTACATTACAGCTTAATGAGGGTGTTATATACATGGGGCAAATTGAAGATGACGATGCAATAGATAAATATAAATATGTCTAG
- a CDS encoding nucleoside triphosphate pyrophosphohydrolase family protein, translated as MDFKTYQKKARETAQYPDLGSNNIYPTLGLVGEAGEVAEKVKKVIRDKNGIFDNESKLAIKKELGDVLWYISNLCTELNFNLEDVALQNLEKLKLRAAKGNISGSGDDR; from the coding sequence ATGGATTTTAAAACTTATCAGAAAAAAGCTAGGGAAACAGCTCAATATCCAGATTTAGGCTCAAATAATATTTATCCAACTCTTGGTTTGGTTGGAGAGGCTGGAGAGGTGGCAGAAAAAGTAAAAAAAGTTATAAGAGATAAAAATGGAATATTTGATAACGAATCAAAATTAGCTATTAAGAAGGAGTTAGGAGATGTTTTGTGGTACATCTCTAATCTTTGCACAGAATTAAATTTCAATTTAGAGGATGTCGCATTGCAAAACCTTGAAAAATTAAAGTTGAGAGCTGCTAAAGGAAACATTAGCGGCTCTGGTGACGACAGATAA
- a CDS encoding YggT family protein: MLSEIFAVLGQTLSIYSFILIIRILLTWFPGIDWSNGVLSALTSITDPYLNIFRGIIPPIGGFDISSLLAFLLLNVIQNLITNLQYASLGYS, from the coding sequence ATGTTATCTGAGATTTTTGCAGTTCTGGGCCAAACTTTATCAATTTATTCTTTCATATTAATAATAAGAATTTTACTTACATGGTTCCCAGGTATTGATTGGAGTAATGGTGTTCTATCTGCATTAACTTCCATCACAGATCCATATTTAAACATTTTTAGAGGTATTATCCCTCCAATAGGTGGATTTGATATTTCATCTTTGTTAGCTTTTTTACTTTTAAATGTTATTCAAAATTTAATTACAAATCTTCAGTATGCAAGCTTAGGGTATAGCTGA
- the scpB gene encoding SMC-Scp complex subunit ScpB yields the protein MSDIDLVTKVEAVLYLKGRPITKKDLSEITNSDINSLNDAITDLKNKYSNPNSAIELNEVNNSFCLELKSNLNEFVDDLLPSDLKTSELRTLATIAIKKKILQSDLILLRGSGAYDHIKELIEKKFIVKRKQKDGRSYWLSLSEKFFQTFAVSNEYLSKIGNRNNKQQ from the coding sequence ATATCTGATATAGATCTAGTTACTAAAGTTGAAGCTGTTCTATATTTGAAAGGCAGACCAATAACAAAAAAGGATCTTTCAGAGATTACTAATTCTGATATCAACTCATTAAATGATGCAATTACAGATTTAAAAAATAAATACTCTAATCCAAACTCAGCTATTGAATTAAATGAAGTTAACAATAGTTTTTGTCTCGAACTAAAATCTAATCTTAATGAATTCGTAGATGATTTACTTCCTTCTGATTTAAAAACATCAGAATTAAGGACATTGGCAACCATCGCAATCAAAAAAAAGATACTTCAATCGGATCTTATACTTCTACGAGGTTCAGGAGCTTATGATCATATTAAAGAATTAATAGAAAAGAAGTTTATTGTTAAACGGAAGCAAAAAGATGGTAGATCATATTGGTTATCATTATCAGAAAAGTTTTTTCAAACTTTTGCTGTTAGTAATGAATATCTCTCAAAAATAGGAAATCGCAATAATAAGCAGCAATAA
- the ilvA gene encoding threonine ammonia-lyase, biosynthetic → MNDYFEKILQAEVYEVAKKTPLDKAHNLSKTLNNEVFLKREDLQDVFSFKIRGAYNKMSKLSNSELAQGVITSSAGNHAQGVALSALKLNCQATILMPITTPIVKVNAVKNLKAKVILYGDNYDETYKEAIRISNERNLCFIHPFDDPDVIAGQGTIAIELEQQLNDKPYAIYIAVGGGGLISGISLYVKKIWPEVKIIGVEPEDADAMTKSLEEEKIVELPSVGQFADGVAVKKIGKNTFDIGRKYIDKMIRVNTDEICAAIKDVFEDTRSILEPAGALSIAGMKKDILNSNHSNRKMVAIACGANMNFERLRFVAERAELGECKEVMMAVEIPERAGSLIDFCKLLDNRNLTEFSYRMSNSKNAQIFVGVQVYGLNDKKNLLNVFKNSDYSFIDISDDELSKNHLRHMVGGRLPRNFKEMDNRNFVELLYRFEFPERPGALINFLNNMKSNWSISVFHYRNYGADVGKIVIGVLIDRNEILEWNKFVKILGYKFWDETQNDTYKLFLGATD, encoded by the coding sequence ATGAATGATTATTTTGAAAAAATACTTCAAGCTGAAGTCTATGAAGTAGCAAAAAAAACACCGCTAGACAAAGCTCATAATTTAAGTAAAACACTAAATAATGAAGTTTTTCTTAAAAGAGAAGATCTTCAAGATGTATTTTCATTCAAAATAAGAGGTGCATATAACAAAATGAGTAAGCTTAGTAATTCAGAACTTGCTCAGGGAGTAATCACTTCAAGCGCCGGCAATCATGCTCAAGGGGTAGCACTTAGTGCTCTTAAGTTAAATTGCCAGGCAACCATATTAATGCCCATTACAACACCTATAGTAAAAGTTAATGCAGTAAAAAATTTGAAAGCAAAAGTTATATTATATGGCGATAATTATGATGAAACTTACAAAGAAGCAATAAGGATTAGCAATGAAAGAAATTTATGCTTTATTCATCCTTTTGATGATCCGGATGTTATAGCAGGACAAGGAACTATAGCTATTGAACTTGAGCAGCAGCTTAATGACAAACCTTATGCAATTTATATTGCTGTAGGTGGAGGTGGATTGATATCAGGAATATCATTATATGTTAAAAAAATATGGCCTGAAGTAAAAATAATTGGAGTAGAGCCTGAAGATGCAGATGCTATGACAAAATCCTTGGAAGAAGAAAAAATAGTAGAATTACCCTCTGTCGGTCAATTTGCAGATGGTGTAGCGGTTAAAAAAATTGGTAAAAATACTTTTGATATTGGTAGAAAATATATAGATAAGATGATTAGGGTTAATACTGATGAAATATGTGCTGCTATAAAAGATGTTTTTGAAGATACTAGATCAATACTAGAGCCCGCAGGAGCATTATCAATTGCAGGGATGAAAAAAGATATTTTAAATTCGAACCATTCAAATAGAAAAATGGTTGCGATTGCATGTGGTGCAAATATGAATTTTGAGAGACTTAGATTTGTAGCTGAAAGAGCAGAACTTGGAGAGTGTAAAGAAGTAATGATGGCTGTTGAAATTCCTGAACGTGCTGGAAGTTTAATAGATTTTTGTAAATTACTTGATAATAGAAATTTAACTGAATTTAGCTATAGGATGTCTAATTCTAAGAATGCTCAGATCTTTGTAGGAGTTCAAGTATATGGTTTAAATGATAAAAAAAATCTTTTGAATGTATTTAAAAATTCGGATTACTCATTTATTGATATAAGCGATGATGAATTATCTAAAAATCATCTCAGACATATGGTAGGTGGAAGATTACCAAGGAATTTTAAAGAAATGGATAATAGAAACTTTGTTGAGCTTTTATACAGATTTGAGTTTCCTGAAAGGCCTGGCGCATTAATAAACTTCTTAAATAATATGAAATCAAATTGGTCAATAAGCGTTTTTCACTACAGGAATTACGGTGCTGATGTAGGGAAAATTGTTATTGGAGTTTTAATCGATAGAAATGAAATTTTAGAGTGGAATAAATTTGTAAAAATTCTAGGCTATAAATTCTGGGATGAAACTCAAAACGATACATATAAATTATTCCTTGGTGCAACAGATTAA
- the dxs gene encoding 1-deoxy-D-xylulose-5-phosphate synthase: MLLSELSHPNQLHGLTVSQLEEIACQIRERHLQVVSTSGGHLGPGLGVVELTLALYQTLDLDSDKVVWDVGHQGYPHKLITGRFSQFDSLRQQNGVAGYLKRSESKFDHFGAGHASTSISAALGMAIARDRKGENYKCVAVIGDGALTGGMALEAINHAGHLPNTPLVVVLNDNDMSISPPVGALSSYLNKVRVSPPLKFLSDSVQESVKNIPLIGKDIPEELKNIKGSVRRLAVPKVGAVFEELGFTYMGPIDGHDIGNLVNTFNAAHKLKKPVLVHVVTTKGKGYPYAEADQVGYHAQSAFDLRTGKSIPSKKPKPVSYSKIFGQTLLKICEQDSKVVGITAAMATGTGLDILQKNIPDQYIDVGIAEQHAVTLAAGMSCEGLKPVVAIYSTFLQRAFDQLIHDVGIQNLPVSFVLDRAGIVGADGPTHQGQYDISYMRSIPNFVLMAPKDESELQRMLITSINHNGPTALRIPRGSGLGVAVMDEGWEPLNIGEAEILEEGEDILIIAYGSMVESAIETASILKNMKINACIVNARFVKPLDKNLIMPLARRIQKVVTMEEGTLIGGFGSAIVELLNDNEVNIPVYRIGIPDVLVDHASPDQSKEKLGLMPDQMADKIVKRFKLNN, encoded by the coding sequence ATGCTTTTAAGTGAGTTAAGTCATCCAAATCAACTTCATGGCTTAACAGTTTCACAATTAGAGGAAATTGCTTGTCAAATTAGAGAAAGACATCTTCAAGTAGTATCTACAAGTGGTGGACATCTTGGTCCTGGATTAGGTGTAGTTGAGCTTACACTGGCTTTATATCAAACTCTTGATCTTGATTCCGATAAAGTTGTCTGGGATGTAGGTCATCAAGGTTATCCTCATAAATTGATAACAGGACGTTTCAGTCAATTTGATTCCCTTAGACAACAGAATGGAGTAGCTGGATATCTCAAAAGAAGTGAAAGTAAATTCGATCATTTTGGAGCTGGACATGCAAGCACATCTATTTCAGCAGCTTTAGGAATGGCAATAGCAAGAGATAGAAAAGGAGAAAATTATAAATGTGTCGCAGTTATTGGAGATGGAGCATTAACTGGAGGAATGGCATTAGAAGCGATAAATCATGCAGGTCATTTACCAAATACTCCTTTAGTTGTAGTTCTAAACGATAATGATATGTCTATTTCACCTCCAGTTGGAGCCCTTTCTTCATATTTAAATAAGGTAAGAGTTAGTCCCCCATTGAAATTTTTGTCCGATAGTGTTCAAGAAAGTGTAAAAAATATTCCATTAATTGGTAAGGATATTCCAGAAGAACTAAAAAATATTAAAGGAAGCGTTAGACGTCTAGCAGTGCCAAAGGTTGGAGCTGTTTTTGAAGAACTTGGATTTACATATATGGGTCCAATTGACGGACATGACATTGGAAATTTAGTTAATACTTTTAACGCTGCTCACAAACTTAAAAAACCTGTCCTTGTCCATGTTGTTACAACAAAAGGAAAAGGTTATCCATATGCAGAAGCTGATCAGGTTGGATATCATGCACAATCAGCATTTGATCTAAGAACTGGGAAATCTATTCCATCTAAGAAACCTAAACCTGTTAGTTATAGTAAGATATTTGGTCAAACCTTATTGAAAATATGTGAACAAGATAGCAAAGTTGTTGGTATTACAGCAGCAATGGCTACAGGGACTGGTTTAGATATATTGCAAAAAAATATTCCAGATCAATATATCGATGTAGGAATAGCAGAACAACATGCTGTTACTCTTGCGGCAGGAATGTCGTGCGAAGGTCTTAAACCTGTTGTAGCTATTTATAGTACTTTTCTTCAACGAGCATTCGATCAATTAATTCATGATGTTGGTATTCAAAATTTACCTGTATCGTTCGTACTTGATAGGGCTGGCATAGTTGGAGCTGACGGTCCTACTCACCAAGGTCAATACGATATCAGTTATATGAGATCTATCCCAAATTTTGTATTGATGGCCCCTAAAGATGAATCTGAATTACAAAGAATGTTAATAACTTCAATTAACCATAATGGTCCTACTGCTCTAAGAATACCAAGAGGATCAGGATTAGGGGTGGCTGTAATGGATGAGGGTTGGGAACCTTTGAATATAGGAGAAGCTGAAATACTTGAAGAAGGAGAAGATATTTTAATTATTGCTTATGGATCAATGGTTGAATCAGCTATTGAAACAGCGAGTATCTTAAAAAATATGAAAATTAATGCATGTATTGTTAATGCAAGATTTGTAAAACCTCTAGATAAAAATCTTATTATGCCTTTAGCAAGAAGGATTCAAAAAGTTGTAACTATGGAAGAAGGAACCTTAATAGGTGGATTTGGTTCTGCAATAGTTGAATTACTTAACGATAATGAAGTAAACATTCCTGTATACAGAATAGGCATACCAGATGTTTTAGTTGATCATGCTTCACCTGACCAGAGCAAAGAAAAATTAGGTCTTATGCCTGATCAGATGGCAGATAAAATTGTAAAGAGATTTAAGTTAAATAACTAA
- the psaK gene encoding photosystem I reaction center subunit PsaK has protein sequence MFTTLFAAADPATFSWSPKCAVVMIACNVFAYAIARATIRKPNEGFEIPNSKFYGGLSHASVVGANCLGHIFGIGAILGLASRGVL, from the coding sequence ATGTTTACTACATTATTTGCAGCTGCAGATCCAGCAACTTTTTCTTGGTCTCCAAAGTGTGCCGTCGTAATGATTGCATGTAATGTTTTTGCTTATGCAATTGCTAGAGCAACAATAAGAAAACCTAATGAAGGTTTTGAAATACCTAATTCAAAATTCTATGGTGGTTTAAGTCACGCTTCAGTTGTAGGTGCTAATTGCCTAGGACATATTTTCGGAATTGGTGCAATCTTAGGATTAGCCTCACGTGGTGTTTTATAA
- a CDS encoding DUF3593 domain-containing protein yields the protein MNDLFFKFIEELGSIDNTLLFAVSIIPYAIFLFYLYKIKSVNNIVKTGFSLTVLFVFITILVSIFTLNYYDKTLVEIDFLHGFAESFLTLSDFVILYGFIKLLNSLEVNNS from the coding sequence ATGAATGATTTGTTTTTTAAATTTATAGAAGAATTAGGTTCTATTGATAACACATTATTGTTCGCAGTATCAATAATTCCATATGCAATATTTTTGTTTTACCTATATAAAATCAAGTCTGTTAATAATATTGTAAAAACAGGTTTTTCCTTAACTGTTTTATTCGTATTCATAACTATATTGGTATCTATCTTTACACTAAATTACTATGATAAAACCCTTGTTGAGATTGATTTCCTGCATGGTTTTGCAGAATCCTTCTTAACTCTTAGTGATTTTGTTATTTTGTATGGATTTATCAAGTTATTAAATAGCTTAGAAGTAAACAACTCTTAA
- a CDS encoding DUF2499 domain-containing protein — protein MHELSFGTWLIHISSVIEWIFAILVINKISTYKKYNLFFWLSLAMVPNLIGAMCAITWHIYDNQENLYGLVSLQGIFTFIGNSTLALAAIKIFIREKETYE, from the coding sequence TTGCACGAATTATCATTTGGAACTTGGTTAATACATATCTCATCAGTAATTGAATGGATTTTTGCCATATTAGTCATAAACAAAATTTCAACATATAAAAAATATAATTTATTTTTTTGGTTAAGTCTCGCTATGGTCCCAAACTTAATAGGTGCTATGTGTGCGATCACATGGCATATCTATGACAACCAAGAAAATCTTTATGGTCTAGTATCACTTCAAGGAATATTTACATTTATAGGAAATTCAACATTAGCCTTAGCTGCAATAAAGATTTTTATTAGAGAAAAAGAGACTTATGAATGA